Proteins found in one Triticum aestivum cultivar Chinese Spring chromosome 4D, IWGSC CS RefSeq v2.1, whole genome shotgun sequence genomic segment:
- the LOC123096373 gene encoding serine/threonine-protein kinase-like protein CCR4 yields MRPPRLFLALLVPLLLRPGAASTLATFAMAKAEETTIVCGLLPSAASPALLDLNCTAAGGDHQRQETYPSTHPFSALAGGEDFLCAVGPSSARADAVDMRWWDLSKNAGRSKRVYLGPPLRALASSGYRVCGVLSSGELHCWRWRGLAIPTGLRFVAVAVGKGFVCGIVAGPPTATPIRCFGNRTEDIEAVTAAPQGGSYDVVVACGLHACALSTGGGLSCWGSGAPALDGENATAGYAALALGETGVCGLRTNGTIRCFGEGVAAPPEPLAGLQYIDVQAQGGAFCGVLMANYSLVCWGGHEFNATNRLVFDRVLPGPCVPMSSCQCGVLPGSANLCAGGRCICVDCAFELNVAVPKAANPGKAGGGRRRKIIIWAAVAAAALLVLVVALQFALLLWCRRRRRHNNSPDELAAMQSLMPPRLGSSRSKGPGSVVEHFTLDTLRAATEGFDDSRRIGSGSFGSVYRGTLPDGREVAIKRAEDHAKSSSSAARPARRRDRETAFNSELIALARANHKNIVCLLGCCAESGERVLVYEFMMNGTLHDQLHDRSPMAAPVLSWRGRLTIALGAARGIEYMHVYAVPPIIHRDIKSANILMDDSWTAKIADFGLSSVLDPAGDCEDNGGDNPQQQEQPQRTIYTGGTVGYMDPEYYRLQHLTDKSDVYSFGVVLLELMSGCRVVQRYAESVTPKNVVDFTVPHILADDVARVLDPRLPAPTPQEAEALAYVGYLAADCVGPVGCERPSMTEVVDALERALAACSTAPVSRSGTARRVLSRSGTDQFDLTDTD; encoded by the coding sequence ATGCGGCCGCCTCGGCTCTTCCTCGCCTTGCTCGTGCCGCTGCTGCTGCGGCCGGGCGCGGCGTCCACGCTCGCCACGTTCGCCATGGCCAAGGCCGAGGAGACGACCATAGTGTGCGGGCTGCTGCCGTCCGCGGCGTCGCCGGCGCTGCTTGACCTCAACTGCACCGCGGCCGGCGGCGACCACCAGCGCCAGGAGACGTACCCCTCCACGCACCCCTTCTCCGCGCTGGCCGGCGGGGAGGACTTCCTCTGCGCCGTCGGCCCCTCCTCCGCGCGCGCCGACGCCGTCGACATGCGCTGGTGGGACCTGTCCAAGAACGCGGGCAGGTCCAAGCGGGTCTACCTCGGCCCGCCGCTCCGGGCGCTCGCCTCCAGCGGCTACCGCGTCTGCGGCGTGCTCTCCAGCGGCGAGCTCCATTGCTGGCGCTGGCGCGGGCTGGCCATCCCCACCGGTCTCCgcttcgtcgccgtcgccgtcgggaAGGGCTTCGTGTGCGGCATCGTCGCCGGCCCGCCCACGGCCACGCCTATCAGGTGCTTCGGGAACAGGACGGAGGATATCGAGGCCGTCACCGCCGCGCCGCAGGGCGGGAGCTACGACGTGGTCGTCGCGTGCGGCCTGCACGCGTGCGCGCTCTCCACGGGCGGGGGCCTCTCGTGCTGGGGTAGCGGCGCGCCGGCGCTGGACGGCGAGAACGCCACCGCCGGGTACGCCGCGCTCGCGCTGGGCGAGACCGGCGTCTGCGGGCTGCGGACCAACGGCACTATCCGCTGCTTCGGCGAAGGCGTCGctgcgccgccggagcccctcgccggtcTGCAGTACATCGACGTCCAGGCGCAGGGCGGCGCGTTCTGCGGCGTCCTCATGGCGAACTACTCCCTGGTGTGCTGGGGCGGCCACGAGTTCAACGCCACCAACCGCCTCGTCTTCGACCGCGTCCTGCCGGGCCCGTGCGTGCCCATGTCCTCGTGCCAATGCGGCGTCCTGCCGGGCTCGGCCAACCTCTGCGCCGGCGGCCGGTGCATCTGCGTGGACTGCGCTTTCGAGCTCAACGTCGCTGTCCCCAAGGCAGCGAACCCCGGAAAGGCCGGCGGCGGCAGGAGGAGAAAGATCATTATTTGGGCTGCCGTCGCGGCGGCTGCGTTGCTTGTGCTGGTGGTGGCATTGCAGTTCGCGCTGCTCCTATggtgccgccgccggcgccgccacaaCAACAGCCCGGATGAGCTTGCCGCGATGCAGTCCCTGATGCCGCCACGGCTTGGGTCCAGCAGGAGCAAGGGGCCCGGCAGCGTGGTGGAGCATTTCACACTGGACACCCTACGCGCGGCGACGGAGGGGTTCGACGACAGCCGCCGGATCGGGTCCGGGAGCTTCGGGTCGGTGTACCGCGGCACGCTCCCGGACGGGCGCGAGGTGGCGATCAAACGTGCCGAGGACCACGCCAAGTCGTCGAGCTCGGCGGCGCGGCCGGCGCGCCGCCGCGACCGCGAGACAGCCTTCAACTCGGAGCTGATTGCTCTGGCGCGCGCCAACCACAAGAACATCGTGTGCCTGCTGGGGTGCTGCGCCGAGTCCGGCGAGCGCGTGCTGGTGTACGAGTTCATGATGAACGGCACCCTCCACGACCAGCTCCACGACCGCAGCCCCATGGCGGCGCCGGTGCTGTCGTGGCGCGGCCGGCTGACCATCGCGCTGGGCGCCGCGCGCGGCATCGAGTACATGCACGTCTACGCCGTGCCGCCCATCATCCACCGCGACATCAAGTCCGCCAACATCCTCATGGACGACTCGTGGacggccaagatcgccgacttcgGGCTGTCCTCCGTCCTGGACCCCGCCGGCGACTGCGAGGACAACGGCGGCGACAAcccgcagcagcaggagcagccgcaGCGGACGATCTACACCGGCGGCACGGTGGGGTACATGGACCCGGAGTACTACAGGCTGCAGCACCTGACGGACAAgagcgacgtgtacagcttcggcgtgGTGCTCCTGGAGCTCATGTCCGGCTGCCGCGTCGTGCAGCGGTACGCCGAGAGCGTGACGCCGAAGAACGTGGTGGACTTCACCGTGCCGCACATCCTCGCCGACGACGTCGCGCGCGTGCTCGACCCGCGCCTCCCGGCGCCGACGCCGCAAGAGGCCGAGGCGTTGGCCTACGTCGGCTACCTCGCCGCCGActgcgtgggccccgtcggctgcGAGCGCCCGTCCATGACCGAGGTGGTGGACGCCCTGGAGCGCGCGCTCGCGGCCTGCTCGACGGCGCCGGTCTCCCGCTCCGGGACCGCCCGCCGCGTGCTGTCCCGCTCTGGCACGGACCAGTTTGACCTCACTGACACCGACTAG